One part of the Odontesthes bonariensis isolate fOdoBon6 chromosome 13, fOdoBon6.hap1, whole genome shotgun sequence genome encodes these proteins:
- the tyw2 gene encoding tRNA wybutosine-synthesizing protein 2 homolog — MDAVPCLRVPCCHTQQFRRCLQSREAFDHCLGLVKDSDGTVLLPILPSCLSQLDLQSLRNTVPSGPCEIVWSQSPLQSKRQKGRPGGNKVEKMLQELLESHGERWMEELRADLPRSFQRHGDLILLGDGCFTLPLWNTIGDQLWSVVAKGLGAKRLAKMSRISRDGFRSPAVTMLLGDHSWVKHVDNGISYEFDVTKCMFSAGNITEKLRVAAFDCRGETVVDLYAGIGYFTLPYLVHAKASHVHACEWNPDAVEALQKNLEANGASDRCTIHQGDNRQLQLCDVADRVNLGLIPSSGDGWPVACRLLKRATGGVLHIHQNVTSPLRSTAANGAPQRVSQKKADREVWKAWAAETANHVASLLRDITGALWSTNIQHIEHVKSYAPHIHHVVLDLECRPS, encoded by the exons ATGGATGCCGTGCCTTGTCTTCGTGTCCCTTGTTGTCATACGCAGCAGTTCAG GAGATGCCTTCAGTCCAGGGAAGCTTTTGACCACTGTTTGGGTTTAGTTAAAGACTCAGATGGGACAGTCCTCCTGCCCATTTTACCATCCTGTCTGTCACAACTTGATCTTCAGTCACTCCGAAACACAGTACCTTCAGGTCCTTGTGAAATAGTTTGGAGTCAG TCTCCACTGCagtcaaagagacagaaagggaGGCCAGGTGGAAATAAAGTGGAGAAAATGCTCCAGGAGCTGTTGGAGTCTCACGGTGAAAGATGGATGGAGGAGCTCAGGGCAGACCTCCCTCGCAGCTTCCAGCGGCACGGAGACCTCATCCTGCTGGGAGATGGCTGTTTCACCCTGCCACTGTGGAATACAATTG GTGACCAGCTATGGAGTGTAGTGGCCAAAGGACTGGGGGCAAAGCGGCTGGCAAAGATGAGCCGGATTTCCAGAGATGGATTCAGGTCTCCTGCGGTGACGATGCTGCTGGGGGATCACAGCTGGGTCAAACATGTGGACAACGGCATCAG CTATGAGTTTGACGTCACAAAGTGCATGTTCTCAGCTGGGAACATAACAGAGAAGCTCCGAGTGGCTGCATTTGACTGCAGAGGAGAGACTGTTGTGGATTTATATGCAG GTATCGGATATTTCACTCTTCCATATCTGGTACATGCGAAGGCCAGTCATGTTCACGCCTGTGAGTGGAACCCCGACGCTGTCGAGGCTTTACAGAAAAACCTCGAGGCGAACGGCGCGTCCGACCGCTGCACCATTCATCAAGGAGACAACCGTCAA CTCCAGCTGTGCGACGTTGCTGACCGTGTGAACTTGGGTCTCATCCCGAGCTCTGGGGACGGCTGGCCCGTCGCCTGCCGGCTGCTGAAGAGAGCAACCGGTGGCGTTTTACACATCCATCAGAACGTCACCTCACCGTTACGGAGCACTGCAGCTAACGGTGCCCCTCAGAGGGTTTCTCAAAAGAAAGCCGACAGAGAGGTGTGGAAGGCCTGGGCTGCTGAAACGGCAAACCACGTGGCTTCTCTTTTAAGGGACATCACCGGTGCACTGTGGTCGACGAACATCCAGCACATAGAGCATGTGAAGTCATATGCACCTCACATTCACCATGTCGTGCTGGACTTGGAATGCAGACCCTCCTGA